The stretch of DNA tttgtttttgcccttctgtggcttttttgtaactattttgtatgcccatttgtggctttgaacaatTTGCCCTTTGTTGGGtcctttattaatttctttattcGCCCTCAAGTCTTTTCTTCATAACTTTGTGGGTTACTTTGATATTACGCTATTGGATAACTTCTCCTATCATTCTTGCTTCGGAAACTTTCACCTTTACACCTGTGATGTCTTTGACATTTAACATAATTGATAGCTGTTTGAGATTAAATTTATACCTGTTGATTGTGGCTGATATGGCGGTATGCCGCCTTGCTTTGAGTGCGTGCAAGCTTTTCCTTATGGTGATGTTGATAATCTTGCCTTTCCTTGCTGTGTACTTTCTGTTTTTGatgccccctacgggtgacgccagggcctttcaaccttgttttaatttctgtttttgacgtcccctacgggtgacgccagggcctttcaaccttgttttaatttttgtttttgacgccccctacgggtgacgccagggcctttcaaccttgttttaatttctgttcttgacgtcccctacgggtgacgccagggcctttcaaccttgttttaatttctgttcttgacgccccctacgggtgacgccagggcctttcaaccttgttttaatttctgttcttgacgtcccctacgggtgacgccagggcctttcaaccttgttttaatttctgttcttgacgccccctacgggtgacgccagggcctttcaaccttgatttaatttctgtttctgacgccccctacgggtgacgccaaggcctctcaaccctgatttaatttctatttctgacgccccctgcgggtgacgccaaggcctctcaaccctgatttaatttctgtttctgacgccccctacgggtgacgccaaggcctctcaaccctgatttaatttctgtttctgacgccccctgcgggtgacgccaaggcctctcaaccctgatttaatttctgtttctgacgccccctacgggtgacgccaaggcctctcaaccctgatttaatttcttagTTTATTCAGAGTTcataacttaatcaggttgaccttgaTTGACGTAAATGTTTTGATTGTGTAAGAAAACATgtgtaataaaataaaagaactactaaaattttgaaattcaatgagcctcgataaaaaccctAGTTTGCACAagggaaaagagtgtctcactgtttttatttattaatgaaaatgGTTCTTGTACATCATTAAAATAGTGCTGAAAAGGCATGAATTTACTTGTTCTTCCACCAGTGGCGTGATGCTCCGTAACTAGCTGTAGTAGAACTTTAAGTTTGCTATGTTCCACGTCCTGGGGAGGGTTCTTCCTTCCATAGTCTCTAAacgatatgctcctccttcaAAGGCTTCTTGTACAcgaaaggggccttcccagtttgccgCGAACTtccctcctttatcctttcccatgGGTCTTTTCAACACTAGATCGCCTTCTTGGAAACTTCTTTGTCtgactctcgtattataacgcctagcggctctttgctttatggcgaattctctGAAATGCGCTCTCTCCCTTCTTTCTTCGATCATGTCTAGATTCTCTTCCAAAGCTCTATCGTTCTCTTCCTGTGTTATGGTTTCCCTGCGCCAACTGGGAGGATTTATCTCCACCGGGATCATTGCGTCtgaaccatagaccattgtaaatggcgcttctcCCGTCGAGGATTGGGGGGTGGTGTGATACGACCAAAGAATGggtgagatgtgggctacccagGCCTCGCCTTTGCTATCTAGCCTCCTTTTCAATGCCCTTAATATAACCTTATTTGCCGATTCAGCCTGTCCGTTAGCTTGTGGGTGCtccactgatataaaggtgtttttgattcctttgCTTCGACAGAATTCCACGACCTTTTCGCTGGAGAACTGAGTGCCGTTATCGGACACGATGTACTTAGGCAAGCCGAACCTGCAGatgatttttttccaataaaaaatcTTGACCTGTTCCGCCGAGATACTAGATATTGgctctgcttcaatccattttgtaaaataatcaacggcgacgatgatccatctTGCTTGTTTGTAGTCGACTGGAAATGGACCAACAATATCCACCCCCCACATGAAAAAAGGCCATGGGGATAATACTGATTTCAATGGCTCTCCAGGCATGTGATGTAAATTAACGTGTCTTTGGCATTTATCACAGTTTCTTACGTACATGGCGGTGTCATCGTGTATATCCGGCCAGTAAAAACCTGCCCTTAATATTTTTCCTGCTAAAGCCCTTGAACCGATATGGCTGCCGCATGAACCCTCATGTACTTCAGACATGATGTGTTTTGCTTCTTCGTTACTAACGCATAGAAGGAGGGGGGATGCAAATCCCCTTTTATATAGCCTATCTCCTACCATAGAGTACCATGCCGCCATCTTTTTCAATTTGAACgctttttccctttcttttgggagttcatccttttggaggtatcggataatgggcgatctccaATCTTCTTCCTCTATCACCATCATCAAATCTTCTCCGCCGATGCTTGGAGTTTTGATCgtttcttggataacggttctatggctCCCTGGtttttttgtgctcgccagttttgacaatagatctgctctcatgttttgttcgcgAGGGACATAAACTAATTCGAACGAGTCGAAGTGTTTAGCTAGACTTTGCACTCCctccacgtatttgattaactgtgGTTCCTTCGTCTGAAACTTTCCTGAcacttggttggttaccagttgggaatcactcatggcttTCAACTCCTTCACTTCCATGTCTTTTGCtaacttcattcctgctatcaagGCTTCGTACTCTGCCTGGTTGTTGCTggctttgaaggcgaaacgtaaTGATTGCTCTATCATAACGCCATCTGGTCCTTCCAACACTACTCCGGCTCCACTTCCCCGTACGTTGGAGGCTCCGTCCACTGAGAGGGTCCAAGTCGCAGCTTTCTCAGTTGTTGGCGGGGTAGACATTTCTAATACAAAGTCAGCCAGTCTTTGCGATTTGATGGCCCCTCTAGGTGAAAAAGTGATATCAAATTCTGACAATTCGACGGACCATGCTACCATCCTTCCTGCTAGGTCTGGCTTTCTgaggacgttcttgatagggtaatctgttcTAACAACTATCTTGTGGCTTTGAAAGTATTGTCTTAATTTTCTAGCTGTGACAACCACCGCAAGAGACAACCTCTCTATCCTCTGATATCTTGTTTCTGCTCCTCTAAgggttctacttacaaaatatataggctTTTCTTCGCCCTCTACTTCCTGAACCAGAGCTGAACTTAGGGCTCTATCAGAGACTGCAAGATAAAGGTAAAGGGTattacctggtaatgggcgtgtCAAGATGGGCGGCGATGCCAAAAATTCTTTTAGTTGCCTGAAGGCTTTTTCACATTCGGGCGTCCAGGAGAATCTTTCATTTTTCCTAAGggatgcgaagaagtggaaGCCTTTTTCGCCCGCACATGATAAGAATCTGGATAATGCCGCTATTCTGCCCGTCAAAGTTTGGACCTCTTTCACAGATGTAGGGCTtctcatgtctatgatggctCGACATTTTTCTGGGTTGGCTtctattcctctgctggtgagcatGAAACCTAGGAATTTTCCTGCTTGCACCCCGAAGGAACATTTCGCTGGGTTTAAcctcatgttgtactttcttactgatctCAGGATGTCCAAAAGGTCTTCGTCATGGCGATTTCCTTCGGGAGTTTTCACTACCATATCGTCAATGTATACCTCTAAGTTCTTTCCTATTTGCTTGGAGaaaaccctgtccatcaacctttggtatgttgctcctgCGTTCTTCAACCCGAAAGGCATAacgttgtaaaaataattgcagGTATTTgacataaaggctgtatggcagGCATCTGtggggttcatctttatttgattatacCCTGAGTAGGCGTCCATGAAACTCAACATCTTGCATCCTGAAGCGCCGTCAATCAACCTGTCTATGTTGGGTAAAGGATATGGGTCTTTGGGACATGCCTTATTTAGATCCGTAAAATCCACGCACATCCTCCATTTtccgttggcctttttcaccatgacgacgTTCGCCAACCACgaggggtattttatttcttcaatgAATCCAGCCTCCTTTAGTTTCTCCACTTCTTCCGCTATTGCAGCTCGCCTTTCCTCCCcaacctttctttttctttgggagACTGGTTTCGTGTTGGGTGATATTGATAATCtatgtgttatcaccccttcatcaatccctggcatatctgaGGGTTTCCATGCAAATAGGTCAGCGTTGtccttcaagattttgatgattcttctTCTATCCTCATTGGGCAATGCCGTTCCTAAACTGGTTGTTTGGTGTGGGTGATCGCCGATTTGAACTTGTtccaggtcttctatagggcttaCCCTTCTATCTTGAAATTCTTCCCTTGGATCCATGTCTGAATTTTCAATGATGTTTATGCCACCCGGAACTGTGGCTTGTCTTCTTTCGGATGCTCCATTTGTATTGGATGCTCGATGCCGTATCTTTAAGCTGGACTCGTAACATTTTTTGGCGAGGATCTGATCGCCTCTAACTGTTCCTACTCCTCCGTTATCGAGAGGGTATTTAATTGCTAGGTACAGggtggacatggccgcccctaaAGTGTTGAAAGCAGGTCTTCCTATGATAATGTTGTAGGAGGTGAACGGAGTTTTGACCACCAAATATCGCACTTTAATGGTCTTGGCGTTACTTCCCTCTCCGAAGGTAGTGAGTAGTgaggcgtagcccatcacgtcTACCTGTTCTCCGGAAAACCCAACTAGAGCTCCGGCGTACGGCTGCAATTGCTCTTCcgctaattgcatggccttgaaagcttcccagtacatgATGTCTGCTGAGCTCCCTGAATCAATTAGTACTCTCTTTACATCGCAGTTCAGGATTTGGACTTGTATTACTAAAGGGTCATCGTCATGGGGCGCTACCTCCAGGCCATCCCTTGCAGTAAATGCCAAATCCGGAACGTCGAGTGGTTGGGGTTGTCTCACGAGATATATCTCTGAGATGGCTCGACGCACGTATcttttccttgctgagcttgaCTCACCTCCTCCTGAGAACCCCCCCGCTATTGTATTAACAGAGATCCTCTCCTTTGGAGGCTCTTTACTTGGCCCCTGAGTATCTCGTGGCTCGTGCCTGGGGATTTTTGGCACGACGACTCGGCCTTGCGCTGCATCGTCAATGAACCTTCGGAGGTGTCCGCTTTTAATTagttcttcaatcaaatctctTAGGCGGAAGCACTTTTCCGTAGAATGACCTCTGCACCTATGATAGGCGCACCAGGCGTTGTCGTTGAGTCCCAAGGGGGTATTGTTGGCTCTTTTTGGGGGGAGATTTGCCAAACCACTGGCCAGAATTTCGTTTAGCACGTACACTTTTGAAGCATTTAATGGCGTAAACTCTTCCTCGGCGGGGtgattcctgaactctctcctTGGCGGTTGATGGTAGGGCTTACCATGGTGCCTTTGCCATGTGTTTCCTTGATGACTTCCCGTTTTTGGTCGCGGGTGTTCTGGGGCTCTAGTAGCACGGCCTACATATTCCTTCTCCTTGGcgtctctttgccttttctcggcgttGCTTTCTTCGCCCTTTATGTAACACTCCGCTCTCTTGTTCACCTCCTGCATTGATGAGGCGGGTTTTTGGGCTAAGGATTCGTTGAAATGTCCTgctcttagcccattgtggaaggccgccacgaacatctcctggtttggatttgagaccTTGATGGTGGCCTCGCTGAATCTGGCTAGAAAACTACGCAACGATTCGCCGTGGTTTTGGCGAATGGAGAATAGGCTagttgatgtgactttcacgtgtttcgatccGGCGAACTGGTGAACgaattttttgtgaaaatcTGCGTAGCTTTCTATTGAATTCCTTGGAAGGTTCATATACCAACGCAAGGCTACATCCTTGAAGGTGTCGGCTAGTAGTTTACATTTCAGGTGTtccggagcattgattatggcgGTTTGTGTTCCAATTGTCATCAAATGCTCTCGAGGGTCAGTTTTCCCATCaaaggtaggaaggtgaggaaccttgattgCTTCCGTAATTTGGGTATCCCATAAATGCTGTGCCAAAGGCTGTACATCCATGATGTTCtctccttcctcctcttctGAAATCATCTtcgctttttctttctcatgtgTTCTTTCGGCCTCGATGGCCGCGATCTGGGTCTGCAAACGCCGAATttctacgacggcggcttgcaaggTGTTAACGCTAGAATTATCGTTGTTTCcatgttctccagccatgtggagatgtttgatttttcgtctagttgctttgataggctgggatcaaatgattttaccgcagccccacggtgggcgccaaaatgttctggtaaaaactcaaaggggtTTATATTATTGGTTAAATGATGTGgttacacttggttcaatcccaacaaccctgggagttttatatgtcagaattcgatccttttacaaatgaaagtagggagctatttatagagcatctagtcttcttctccaagcaagggttcctgaaaatccggtccttagcatcttcttcggtggtatagcgtgaaaatagggaagaaaaccttggtctccaagctatggcggttgTGGGAAGTTGGTTTCTTCCTTCCCAAGTCAGTTGCTAACACAGGGAAGGAAAAGATATTTATAATACTACGGGATTCAACTTCTGGGCGTTGCCTCGCTATCGTTAATCACGCCCTGGGCTTCGTGTCGCCTAATTGGGTGTTTAGGATTTACTTGATTCGGGCCTAGTCTCCTTCTGATATTCATTGGGCTTGCTGGTTATAtccttaagcccattgcccagtccaaatgttattatttttatttttattgacttaatatatgttattattattattattatacaattcgtataaactataataaaatataaattttcacaaataattttcaaacttatcaataatattattttgatttgaaaTGACAATATTGATTTTTCAACTTACTTTtataatccttcaaaaaaaaaaaaaaaaaaaaacatacttttataaaaatcttACAAATTGTGTTTTTCTACAAATTTATTGAGAAATtacaattatcaaataaaattcaataaaatgtCTAATTGCAACAGCAAACGCCTTGCCCTGTCAAACAAAAGCCACATTTAGGGTCGGCCAAATTTACTCTACAAAATTGGTCACACTCATAGTTGGTCCAGTTGGACAAAAGTTTGAAGCAAAGCATCTTTTTTCGGGCGGAAATTTAACATCTCCTGTGACAATCAATAGCAAATTCCATatgaaataaaatcaaatattgtaGATTGATATTTCAAACAATTTTCTTTGAAAACACAACAAAGTTGAGTTATAGATCTAGTTTCTAATCTGCAACCATGACTGAAGCAATGCAAATAATTAGAAAAGTTAAAAGGAGAGTATTGATGTAGAATCCCATTTTACTTTGAAATGTTAAAATTGTTATGTCAAAATGGTAATCCTCTCCTTTCATTGATCATGCTCATGAGCTTATATAAGCAAAGCACCACATATAAGCCAATGGGCCAAAGTACAACATTTGTATTGGGCTTAAATACATGAGGCCCAATACCTAACATAATCCTCCCCTATTTGTATGACTATacaattatcaaaacatacaaaataaacAAGAATTATAAAAGCAATACAAACTAAACCAAGCCAGGCCAAGAGAAAGGTAGCATGACAGGCCAGACATGCTCACTGGCGCGCGCCAACCTAGCAGGCCTCAGGCACAGACAGACAAGCCAGACAGGCCTTGCAGGCCTCA from Trifolium pratense cultivar HEN17-A07 linkage group LG5, ARS_RC_1.1, whole genome shotgun sequence encodes:
- the LOC123886197 gene encoding uncharacterized protein LOC123886197, giving the protein MAGEHGNNDNSSVNTLQAAVVEIRRLQTQIAAIEAERTHEKEKAKMISEEEEGENIMDVQPLAQHLWDTQITEAIKVPHLPTFDGKTDPREHLMTIGTQTAIINAPEHLKCKLLADTFKDVALRWYMNLPRNSIESYADFHKKFVHQFAGSKHVKVTSTSLFSIRQNHGESLRSFLARFSEATIKEVNKRAECYIKGEESNAEKRQRDAKEKEYVGRATRAPEHPRPKTGSHQGNTWQRHHGKPYHQPPRREFRNHPAEEEFTPLNASKVYVLNEILASGLANLPPKRANNTPLGLNDNAWCAYHRCRGHSTEKCFRLRDLIEELIKSGHLRRFIDDAAQGRVVVPKIPRHEPRDTQGPSKEPPKERISVNTIAGGFSGGGESSSARKRYVRRAISEIYLVRQPQPLDVPDLAFTARDGLEVAPHDDDPLVIQVQILNCDVKRVLIDSGSSADIMYWEAFKAMQLAEEQLQPYAGALVGFSGEQVDVMGYASLLTTFGEGSNAKTIKVRYLVVKTPFTSYNIIIGRPAFNTLGAAMSTLYLAIKYPLDNGGVGTVRGDQILAKKCYESSLKIRHRASNTNGASERRQATVPGGINIIENSDMDPREEFQDRRVSPIEDLEQVQIGDHPHQTTSLGTALPNEDRRRIIKILKDNADLFAWKPSDMPGIDEGVITHRLSISPNTKPVSQRKRKVGEERRAAIAEEVEKLKEAGFIEEIKYPSWLANVVMVKKANGKWRMCVDFTDLNKACPKDPYPLPNIDRLIDGASGCKMLSFMDAYSGYNQIKMNPTDACHTAFMSNTCNYFYNVMPFGLKNAGATYQRLMDRVFSKQIGKNLEVYIDDMVVKTPEGNRHDEDLLDILRSVRKYNMRLNPAKCSFGVQAGKFLGFMLTSRGIEANPEKCRAIIDMRSPTSVKEVQTLTGRIAALSRFLSCAGEKGFHFFASLRKNERFSWTPECEKAFRQLKEFLASPPILTRPLPGNTLYLYLAVSDRALSSALVQEVEGEEKPIYFVSRTLRGAETRYQRIERLSLAVVVTARKLRQYFQSHKIVVRTDYPIKNVLRKPDLAGRMVAWSVELSEFDITFSPRGAIKSQRLADFVLEMSTPPTTEKAATWTLSVDGASNVRGSGAGVVLEGPDGVMIEQSLRFAFKASNNQAEYEALIAGMKLAKDMEVKELKAMSDSQLLSIMLNVKDITGVKVKVSEARMIGEVIQ